One Tolypothrix bouteillei VB521301 DNA window includes the following coding sequences:
- the fba gene encoding class II fructose-bisphosphate aldolase (catalyzes the reversible aldol condensation of dihydroxyacetonephosphate and glyceraldehyde 3-phosphate in the Calvin cycle, glycolysis, and/or gluconeogenesis), producing the protein MALVPLRLLLDHAAENGYGIPAFNVNNLEQIQAIVQAAQETDSPVILQASRGARKYAGENFLRHLILAAVETYPNIPIAMHQDHGNEPATCYSAIKNGFTSVMMDGSLEADAKTPASYEYNVSVTREVVKVAHSLGVSVEGELGCLGSLETGQGDKEDGHGFEGTLSHDQLLTDPDQAVDFVEQTQVDALAVAIGTSHGAYKFSRKPTGEILAISRIEEIHRRLPNTHLVMHGSSSVPEDLIALINEYGGKIPETYGVPVEEIQKGIKSGVRKVNIDTDNRLAITAAVREALAKEPKEFDPRHFLKPSIKYMQKVCIERYQQFGTAGNASKIKQISLDEFAAKYAKGELSAITKKAAVV; encoded by the coding sequence ATGGCGCTCGTACCCCTGCGACTGCTCTTAGACCATGCAGCAGAAAACGGTTACGGCATACCTGCTTTCAACGTGAACAACTTGGAGCAAATACAAGCGATTGTACAGGCTGCCCAAGAGACAGATAGCCCTGTTATTTTGCAAGCCTCCCGAGGCGCTCGTAAATATGCTGGGGAGAACTTCCTGCGTCACCTCATTTTGGCAGCAGTGGAAACTTATCCCAACATCCCCATTGCCATGCACCAAGACCACGGCAATGAACCGGCTACCTGCTACTCAGCAATCAAGAATGGCTTCACCAGCGTGATGATGGATGGCTCGCTGGAAGCTGATGCTAAGACCCCTGCTAGCTACGAGTACAACGTTAGTGTAACCCGTGAAGTAGTTAAAGTCGCTCACTCATTGGGTGTTAGTGTTGAAGGTGAACTTGGTTGTTTGGGTTCATTGGAAACCGGTCAAGGAGATAAAGAAGATGGTCACGGGTTTGAAGGAACTCTTTCCCACGACCAGCTGTTAACCGACCCCGACCAAGCAGTTGACTTTGTAGAACAAACCCAAGTAGACGCTTTGGCAGTCGCTATTGGTACCAGCCACGGCGCTTACAAATTCAGCCGCAAACCAACTGGGGAAATTTTGGCAATCAGCCGTATCGAAGAAATTCACCGCCGCTTGCCCAACACCCACTTAGTTATGCACGGTTCTTCCTCCGTACCAGAAGATTTGATTGCACTGATTAACGAGTACGGCGGTAAAATTCCTGAAACCTATGGTGTACCAGTAGAAGAAATCCAAAAAGGTATCAAGAGCGGTGTACGTAAGGTAAATATTGACACTGACAACCGTTTGGCTATCACTGCCGCTGTACGTGAAGCTTTAGCAAAAGAGCCTAAGGAATTTGACCCCCGTCACTTCCTCAAGCCTTCCATTAAGTACATGCAGAAGGTTTGTATCGAACGCTATCAGCAATTTGGTACTGCTGGTAACGCTAGCAAGATCAAGCAAATCTCCCTTGACGAATTTGCTGCTAAATATGCTAAGGGTGAACTCAGCGCCATTACAAAGAAAGCTGCTGTTGTCTAA
- a CDS encoding polysaccharide deacetylase family protein encodes MKLKTNTYILKHLFLNLRPQSLFYTLICGLFAVSTFFPEPAVARRRVKKVIEPQNTTEIGESCSQPDIRINNQFSLAASNFALMSTVVSQPKIGLTSLIESLGPYVFAFLNRSDGITINERAKLAKVPILMYHDILPKKEVFFDVTPEELEAHFELLKENGMTPITLDQLTTHLQTGVPLPEKPVLLTFDDGYGGHYEYVYPLLKKYGYPAVFSIYTKGVGNNVGRTHVSWEQLKEMAADPLVTIASHSVSHPRDLTALPSEEIKKEVVESKAILESNLGIPIRYFTYPEGKYDAQVANAVHEAGYQLALTMSNTDEKYAGASESLLAVSRFGQSRIKEVITEAWGGPKLPSWKIGFDFSSPIQKNDVNIDKIPLVLVSGGKPITIHADSRYQVAEILNKSGTNAVAAIDGGFFSLKFLNSNVMIGPVYSQSTRQFVPGSAWDIQKIGGRPLVLISPHSVRFIPFDSTKHNTLEGIKAEMPDVTDAFVAAAWLVKDGQPQEASTFNGLYGFDIPRHRAFWGINQNKQPTIGVSLESVDSVSLGVALVKAGLRDVVMVDSGQSAALVYQGESLVRYEPRPVPHAVALLPSSASTTQNPCVLVQNKTKNRGT; translated from the coding sequence ATGAAGCTAAAGACAAATACTTATATCTTGAAGCACTTATTTCTTAATCTTAGGCCGCAGAGTTTATTTTATACCCTTATTTGTGGACTGTTTGCTGTTTCCACCTTCTTTCCGGAACCAGCAGTCGCCCGCCGCCGTGTTAAAAAAGTCATTGAACCTCAAAATACGACTGAGATCGGTGAAAGTTGCAGTCAGCCCGATATAAGAATTAACAATCAATTTTCCCTTGCTGCTAGCAATTTTGCGCTTATGTCTACTGTAGTCAGCCAACCTAAAATAGGGCTGACATCTCTCATTGAGTCTTTAGGTCCCTATGTCTTTGCCTTCCTCAATCGCAGTGATGGTATTACCATCAACGAGCGGGCAAAACTAGCTAAAGTCCCCATCTTAATGTATCACGATATACTCCCTAAAAAAGAAGTCTTTTTTGATGTCACTCCAGAAGAATTAGAAGCGCATTTTGAGCTATTAAAAGAGAATGGTATGACCCCCATTACTCTAGACCAGTTAACAACTCACCTCCAAACAGGAGTTCCTCTCCCGGAAAAACCCGTTCTCTTAACCTTTGATGATGGTTACGGGGGACATTACGAATACGTGTATCCTTTACTCAAAAAGTATGGCTATCCTGCTGTCTTTTCAATTTACACTAAGGGAGTCGGCAATAACGTCGGTCGAACTCATGTCAGCTGGGAACAGCTTAAGGAAATGGCAGCCGATCCTTTGGTAACGATTGCCTCCCATAGCGTCAGCCATCCACGCGATTTAACAGCTCTACCTTCAGAAGAAATTAAAAAAGAAGTCGTAGAATCCAAAGCTATTCTTGAATCTAATTTGGGTATCCCCATTCGTTACTTTACTTATCCTGAAGGAAAATATGATGCCCAAGTTGCAAATGCGGTGCATGAAGCAGGATATCAGCTGGCACTGACAATGAGTAATACAGACGAAAAATATGCTGGTGCATCAGAGAGTTTGTTGGCAGTTTCCCGCTTTGGTCAATCTAGAATCAAAGAAGTGATAACTGAAGCTTGGGGTGGTCCCAAATTACCAAGCTGGAAAATCGGCTTTGACTTTAGCAGCCCCATACAAAAAAATGACGTCAATATCGACAAAATTCCCCTAGTCTTGGTTTCTGGTGGTAAACCAATCACCATTCACGCGGACAGCCGCTATCAAGTTGCAGAAATTTTAAATAAGAGTGGTACTAATGCTGTTGCTGCTATAGATGGCGGTTTCTTTTCTTTAAAATTCCTAAACTCCAATGTTATGATTGGACCCGTCTACAGCCAGAGTACAAGACAATTCGTTCCTGGCAGTGCTTGGGATATTCAAAAAATCGGCGGACGACCTTTAGTCCTAATTAGTCCGCACTCAGTGCGTTTTATTCCCTTTGATTCAACAAAGCACAATACTTTAGAGGGGATAAAGGCTGAAATGCCGGATGTAACTGATGCGTTTGTAGCAGCGGCGTGGTTGGTCAAAGATGGTCAGCCTCAAGAAGCAAGTACCTTTAATGGTCTGTATGGTTTTGATATACCCCGCCATAGAGCTTTTTGGGGCATTAACCAAAACAAACAACCCACAATCGGCGTTTCTCTAGAGTCTGTGGACTCTGTTTCTTTAGGAGTTGCACTTGTGAAAGCAGGGTTGCGAGATGTTGTCATGGTTGATTCCGGTCAAAGCGCTGCTTTGGTTTACCAAGGGGAATCTCTAGTACGTTACGAACCGCGTCCCGTACCTCATGCAGTTGCACTCTTACCATCATCTGCATCGACCACTCAAAATCCTTGTGTGCTCGTACAAAATAAAACAAAAAACCGGGGAACTTAA
- the pdhA gene encoding pyruvate dehydrogenase (acetyl-transferring) E1 component subunit alpha, with protein sequence MSQERTLPKFDTATVQITRDEGLVLYEDMVLGRLFEDKCAEMYYRGKMFGFVHLYNGQEAVSTGVIKSMRPGEDFVCSTYRDHVHALSAGVPAKEVLAELFGKATGCSKGRGGSMHMFSAEHRLLGGYAFVAEGIPVAAGAAFQSKYRREILGDKNADQVTACFFGDGAANNGQFFETLNMAALWNLPILFVVENNKWAIGMAHERATSQPEIYKKASVFNMVGVEVDGMDVLAVRAVAQEAVARARAGEGPTLIEALTYRFRGHSLADPDEMRTKQEKEYWFSRDPIKKFASYLVEQNLASSEELKDIDQKVQQVIDEAVKFAESSPEPSPSELHRFVFAEDE encoded by the coding sequence ATGAGCCAAGAACGCACATTACCTAAATTTGATACAGCAACGGTACAAATAACCAGAGACGAAGGGTTAGTGTTGTACGAGGACATGGTGCTGGGACGCTTGTTTGAGGACAAGTGTGCCGAAATGTACTACAGGGGCAAAATGTTTGGTTTTGTACACCTATACAACGGTCAAGAAGCAGTTTCTACTGGCGTGATCAAATCGATGCGACCGGGAGAAGATTTTGTTTGCAGTACTTACCGAGACCACGTTCATGCATTGAGTGCGGGAGTACCCGCAAAAGAGGTATTGGCGGAGTTATTTGGCAAAGCTACAGGATGCAGTAAGGGACGTGGTGGTTCCATGCATATGTTTTCTGCCGAACACCGTCTTTTGGGTGGATACGCTTTTGTAGCAGAAGGTATTCCCGTAGCAGCAGGAGCAGCTTTTCAAAGCAAATACCGTCGCGAGATCTTGGGCGATAAAAACGCCGACCAAGTAACTGCTTGCTTTTTCGGCGATGGAGCTGCCAATAACGGTCAGTTTTTTGAGACTCTCAACATGGCGGCTCTGTGGAATCTACCAATTCTTTTTGTAGTGGAAAATAATAAGTGGGCGATCGGTATGGCTCACGAACGGGCGACTTCCCAACCAGAAATTTATAAGAAAGCCAGCGTATTTAATATGGTTGGCGTGGAAGTAGACGGAATGGATGTTTTAGCCGTGCGAGCAGTAGCCCAGGAAGCTGTAGCTCGTGCGCGTGCGGGGGAAGGTCCTACCCTCATTGAAGCACTGACCTACCGTTTCCGAGGTCATTCCCTAGCCGACCCAGATGAAATGCGAACCAAACAAGAAAAGGAATATTGGTTCTCCCGCGACCCTATCAAGAAGTTTGCTTCTTATCTTGTTGAGCAAAACTTAGCTTCTAGCGAAGAACTAAAAGACATTGACCAAAAGGTACAGCAAGTTATAGACGAAGCCGTAAAATTTGCCGAAAGCAGCCCAGAACCGAGTCCAAGCGAGTTACACCGCTTTGTATTTGCTGAGGACGAGTAG
- a CDS encoding response regulator, whose amino-acid sequence MINSVFDSNPPVILVVDDEKLMRFVLRQAIEKEGYSVAEASNGQQCLDICQAQPPDMVLLDAMMPEMDGFTCCSQLQTLLGDRCPPILMITALEDKKFREQAMEVGVTGYLTKPFDWDVLRQRVHRLLAHKWMEMELQIRSLTAIADQC is encoded by the coding sequence ATGATAAATTCCGTCTTTGACAGCAATCCACCTGTGATTCTTGTTGTAGATGATGAAAAGCTCATGCGGTTTGTACTGCGTCAGGCTATTGAAAAAGAAGGATATTCCGTTGCTGAAGCTAGCAACGGACAACAATGTTTGGATATCTGTCAGGCACAACCGCCAGATATGGTGTTATTAGATGCTATGATGCCAGAAATGGATGGGTTTACTTGTTGCTCTCAACTACAAACCCTGTTAGGCGATCGCTGTCCCCCAATTTTAATGATTACTGCTCTTGAAGACAAAAAGTTTCGCGAGCAAGCGATGGAAGTTGGAGTCACCGGCTATCTCACAAAACCATTTGATTGGGACGTGCTGCGTCAGCGAGTCCATCGCTTGCTAGCCCATAAATGGATGGAAATGGAGCTGCAAATCCGATCGCTAACAGCGATCGCTGACCAATGCTAA
- a CDS encoding helix-turn-helix domain-containing protein, which yields MKTISQEQLLKVSFTEEDPIADLLPRSLLLSDHSLGWDGSCVKHCYEPVWEMPEINSLTVALAVYLIRRSSKTPPKIPTVGDGLSRNALEKALNYINTHLDGEVTLSKLAEVVGMSQYYFCRLFKQSMGISPYQYLLQQRVERAKQLLEQRKFSIADIALQCGFSNQSHLNRHFKRIVGMTPFMFLKQ from the coding sequence ATGAAAACAATCTCTCAAGAGCAATTATTAAAAGTCAGTTTCACAGAGGAAGATCCCATAGCCGACCTTTTACCCCGTTCGCTCTTGCTCTCTGACCATAGCTTGGGATGGGATGGTAGTTGTGTTAAACACTGCTATGAGCCAGTTTGGGAAATGCCTGAGATTAATTCACTCACTGTTGCGCTCGCAGTATACTTAATCAGACGTTCTTCTAAGACTCCGCCAAAAATTCCAACCGTTGGTGACGGTTTATCTAGAAATGCCTTAGAGAAAGCTCTCAACTATATTAATACCCATCTAGATGGAGAGGTGACGCTTTCAAAACTTGCTGAAGTCGTTGGCATGAGCCAGTATTACTTTTGTCGTTTGTTTAAGCAATCAATGGGTATTTCACCATACCAGTATTTACTTCAGCAACGAGTCGAGCGAGCCAAGCAGTTATTGGAGCAGCGCAAGTTTTCCATTGCCGATATTGCTCTTCAATGTGGCTTTTCTAACCAAAGCCATCTCAATCGCCACTTCAAACGCATTGTCGGTATGACACCTTTTATGTTTCTCAAACAGTAG
- a CDS encoding IMS domain-containing protein has translation MRIPLDYYRILGIPMAASEEQLRQAYGDRIMQLPRREYSHAAITSRKKLIEKAYVVLSDPRERKTYDKLYLAHAYGSENHQDKAVAVETAHQGSGDVESLNFSIEITQDEFVGALLILQELGEYELVLKLGRPYLIDRNGTGKRHVNREDSEENYTVELPDVVLTVALACLELGREQWQQGHYENAAISLETGEELLARKGLFPSGRAEIQSDLNRLRPYRILELLALPEENTTERFQGLQLLQNVLDERGGIDGAGDDQSGLNIDDFLRFIQQLRNYLTVAEQHQLFEAESKRPSAVATYLAVYASLAKGFAQRQPALIRQAKHLLIRLSRRQDVHLEQSLCAMLLGQTEEATRVLELSQEYEALAFIREHSHDSPDLLPGLCLYGERWLQNDVFPHFRDLVDQPASLKDYFSDPGVQAYLENLPTEEETTYESAGTTYPHPSTQAQTNHRDRNDRHKGSTQNSRQFPTTRTPYVEQPETRPQQREDNLRWSQPNYASPMSYGNVSRQTQTSINSLPNTQYSVRGTHQHVNGTAKTDPPPSRRPIRQPTHLGYVSENTPVPNRRRRTRNRQSQLRLLWMILASTASIVVLWFVISTTIGFFKNLLSPAPSLKGEQVSVELNQPPIPIPDSTSKPKLPTGSLTEEKAAEIVRTWLDIKAAAFGSEHELSSLEHILVSPTLTKWRLWGQREKDKNRYRKYEHSVKVESLETNRTSQNQAAVEAAVTESTEFYENGQKKKSDKEKLRVRYDLIRMDDGWRIRDMSVLNKIGSI, from the coding sequence GTGCGAATTCCGCTAGATTACTACCGAATTTTAGGCATACCGATGGCGGCAAGTGAGGAACAGTTGCGGCAAGCATACGGCGATCGCATTATGCAGCTGCCGCGACGAGAGTATTCCCATGCAGCAATTACATCGAGAAAAAAACTCATTGAGAAAGCTTATGTTGTCCTATCAGATCCCAGAGAACGTAAAACATACGATAAACTTTACCTAGCTCACGCTTATGGTTCTGAAAACCATCAAGATAAGGCTGTGGCTGTTGAAACTGCCCATCAAGGTAGTGGAGATGTTGAGTCGCTCAATTTCAGCATTGAAATTACACAAGACGAGTTCGTAGGGGCGCTTCTAATTTTGCAAGAATTGGGAGAGTACGAACTCGTCCTAAAACTTGGTCGTCCCTACCTAATTGACAGAAACGGTACGGGCAAACGACACGTTAATAGAGAAGACAGCGAAGAAAACTACACGGTTGAACTACCAGATGTAGTTCTTACTGTTGCTCTTGCTTGTTTGGAACTAGGTCGCGAGCAATGGCAGCAAGGGCACTATGAAAATGCGGCAATCTCCTTAGAAACAGGAGAGGAACTATTAGCACGCAAAGGGTTGTTTCCCAGTGGTAGGGCTGAAATTCAGTCTGACCTCAACAGATTGCGACCTTATCGCATTTTAGAACTGCTAGCACTGCCTGAAGAAAATACAACCGAAAGATTCCAAGGATTGCAATTATTACAGAACGTTCTTGACGAGCGAGGTGGCATTGATGGCGCGGGAGATGACCAATCAGGACTAAACATTGATGACTTTCTCAGATTTATTCAGCAACTGCGTAATTACCTGACAGTTGCCGAACAACACCAATTGTTTGAAGCGGAAAGCAAGCGTCCCTCCGCAGTTGCAACTTATCTAGCAGTTTACGCCTCCCTAGCCAAAGGATTTGCCCAACGTCAACCCGCATTAATTCGTCAAGCAAAGCATTTACTGATACGCTTGAGCCGACGTCAAGACGTTCATTTAGAACAGTCCCTCTGTGCCATGCTTTTAGGGCAAACAGAGGAAGCCACGCGTGTCTTAGAACTCTCGCAAGAGTATGAAGCTCTAGCTTTTATTCGAGAACACTCTCATGATTCTCCAGACTTGTTACCGGGATTGTGTTTGTATGGAGAACGCTGGTTGCAAAACGACGTCTTTCCTCACTTTCGAGATTTGGTAGACCAACCCGCTTCCTTGAAAGATTATTTTTCCGATCCGGGTGTACAAGCTTATTTAGAAAACCTACCAACAGAAGAAGAAACAACTTACGAATCAGCAGGGACGACGTACCCACACCCATCTACTCAAGCACAAACAAATCATCGCGATCGGAACGATCGCCACAAGGGTTCTACACAAAACTCCAGGCAATTCCCAACAACCAGAACACCCTATGTAGAACAACCAGAAACAAGACCACAGCAAAGGGAAGACAATTTACGCTGGTCGCAACCCAATTATGCCTCCCCCATGTCTTATGGCAATGTCAGCAGACAGACACAAACCTCTATCAACTCACTGCCCAATACCCAATACTCTGTTAGAGGGACGCACCAACATGTAAACGGTACAGCCAAAACAGATCCTCCCCCATCAAGAAGACCAATACGACAGCCCACGCATTTAGGGTATGTCTCAGAAAACACTCCTGTTCCAAATCGCCGCCGTAGAACGCGCAATCGGCAATCGCAATTGCGCTTATTGTGGATGATATTAGCCTCAACCGCCAGTATCGTTGTGCTGTGGTTTGTCATTTCGACAACGATTGGATTTTTTAAAAATCTGTTGTCCCCCGCACCATCGTTAAAAGGCGAGCAAGTCTCAGTAGAACTCAACCAGCCGCCAATACCCATTCCGGACTCTACCAGCAAACCAAAACTACCCACAGGGTCTTTGACAGAAGAAAAAGCTGCAGAAATTGTTCGGACTTGGCTCGATATCAAAGCCGCAGCATTTGGCTCGGAACACGAACTGTCTAGTTTAGAGCATATTTTAGTCAGTCCAACCCTGACAAAATGGCGGCTGTGGGGTCAACGCGAAAAAGATAAGAATCGTTATCGAAAATACGAACATAGCGTTAAAGTCGAATCCTTGGAAACCAATCGAACTTCCCAAAACCAAGCTGCAGTGGAAGCAGCTGTCACTGAATCCACTGAATTTTATGAAAACGGTCAAAAGAAAAAGTCAGATAAAGAAAAATTACGAGTTAGGTACGATCTCATTCGGATGGATGATGGGTGGCGTATCCGCGATATGTCAGTCCTCAACAAAATTGGCTCAATTTAG
- a CDS encoding aldose epimerase: protein MNKRYIQTNQSRLEVVPERGGIIIGWRVEGQDILYLDEERFANPELSVRGGVPILFPICGNLPDNLYTYNGQEYTLKQHGFARDLPWSVVGEEVSQDKATLAIALSSNEQTRAHYPFEFQIVFTYKIEGHTLEIRQEYKNLSSEAMPFSIGFHPYFVTSDKTQLEFEIPSNQYQDQITKEVHSFNGTFDYNADVIDVAFKHLNGKLATVSDRSRKLKLEMEYDEIYSTLVFWTVKGKDFYCLEPWSAPRNALNTGESLTVLEPNTSYSANVRLKINFL, encoded by the coding sequence ATGAATAAACGATACATACAAACAAATCAATCTCGCTTGGAGGTTGTCCCCGAACGTGGCGGTATTATTATCGGGTGGCGAGTAGAAGGTCAAGACATTTTATACTTGGATGAGGAACGCTTTGCTAACCCTGAATTAAGTGTTAGAGGTGGAGTTCCAATTTTATTCCCCATTTGCGGAAACTTACCAGATAATTTATATACTTATAACGGGCAGGAGTATACTTTAAAACAACACGGCTTTGCTCGGGACTTACCTTGGTCGGTTGTAGGGGAAGAGGTTTCTCAGGACAAAGCAACTCTTGCGATCGCTCTGAGTAGTAACGAGCAAACACGCGCTCATTATCCTTTTGAATTTCAGATCGTATTTACATACAAGATCGAAGGTCATACTTTAGAGATAAGACAGGAGTACAAAAATCTGTCTTCCGAAGCGATGCCTTTTTCTATTGGGTTCCATCCGTACTTTGTAACATCTGACAAAACTCAATTAGAGTTTGAAATCCCCTCAAACCAATACCAAGACCAAATTACAAAGGAAGTTCATTCCTTTAACGGGACTTTTGACTATAACGCCGATGTTATCGATGTTGCCTTCAAGCACCTAAATGGCAAATTGGCAACAGTTAGCGATCGCAGTCGTAAGTTAAAATTGGAGATGGAATATGATGAAATATATTCCACTTTAGTTTTCTGGACGGTAAAAGGTAAGGATTTCTACTGTCTGGAACCTTGGAGCGCTCCTCGCAACGCTCTAAACACGGGTGAGAGCCTGACTGTGCTGGAACCAAACACCAGCTACAGCGCTAACGTGCGTCTCAAAATAAATTTTCTCTAG
- a CDS encoding alpha/beta hydrolase, with amino-acid sequence MKTKKMKNCSLGQFFGESCLQKAVAFHYHKKQQISLPSVLSTFTLGILSTFISVMPGLGAEKIEFTYPPFGEFSISTTSLEAFAKEGKITDEFAFYTKRIKSNQLNQLRDLLQTKFEVTPTLVSQFTYSAIGETLLKRLGEFLLTDKRQNGFYALRSALILSAADRDGLTFVNLIRRYPSPALRLNLTETQSTIENLSELLKKRDVLVIALKEIAQTEAATQLNTDFSKLPDLRLPGSFNWVKKTISLDDKSRDRQFEADLYLPQTPTKTQNASAFPVIVISHGVAEDKETFAYVAQHLASYGFAVAVIEHPGSDAKKFQQYFAGLAGPPQPQELINRPLDVKFLLDELERLSTSDPILKGQLNLQQVGAIGHSLGGYTSLALSGATIDFEQVRKDCNPNRSLNLSVFLQCRAYQLPAANYPIQDQRIKAVMALNPLCSTILGQRGLSQIKVPVMLVGGSQDIFTPAVPEQIRPFTWLQTQNKYLVLMENATHFSTSQKLNSSQGVLPVPPSLIGPDPAIAQVYVKALSLAFFQTHLLQQQEQRSYLSAAYAKFISQPLINLNLIQSFTAEQFAQMFKKR; translated from the coding sequence ATGAAGACGAAAAAAATGAAGAATTGCTCTTTGGGTCAATTCTTTGGGGAGTCTTGCCTTCAAAAGGCTGTGGCTTTTCATTACCACAAAAAACAGCAAATCTCTTTGCCATCAGTACTAAGTACTTTTACACTCGGTATTTTATCGACTTTCATAAGTGTAATGCCAGGACTCGGAGCCGAGAAAATAGAATTTACATACCCTCCCTTTGGGGAATTTTCGATCTCGACAACTTCTTTGGAAGCCTTTGCTAAAGAAGGCAAAATAACTGACGAGTTTGCTTTTTATACTAAACGTATAAAATCAAATCAGTTAAATCAATTACGAGATTTACTCCAGACAAAATTTGAGGTCACACCTACCCTAGTGTCTCAATTTACCTATTCTGCAATTGGTGAAACCTTACTGAAAAGGTTGGGAGAATTTTTACTGACAGACAAGAGACAAAATGGTTTTTATGCGCTTCGCTCTGCACTAATATTATCAGCTGCGGATCGCGATGGCTTAACCTTTGTCAATCTGATTCGCCGTTACCCAAGTCCAGCACTCAGGCTGAATTTAACGGAAACCCAAAGTACTATCGAAAACTTATCGGAACTCTTGAAGAAAAGAGATGTACTTGTTATCGCACTTAAAGAGATTGCACAAACAGAAGCAGCCACTCAATTAAATACTGATTTCTCAAAACTCCCGGATTTACGCCTTCCAGGTTCTTTTAACTGGGTAAAAAAAACTATCAGTTTGGATGATAAGAGTCGCGATCGCCAGTTTGAGGCTGATTTATATCTTCCTCAAACACCAACAAAAACTCAAAACGCCTCAGCGTTTCCTGTTATTGTCATTTCTCACGGTGTCGCAGAAGATAAAGAAACCTTTGCTTATGTCGCCCAACATCTAGCTTCCTATGGTTTTGCAGTTGCGGTTATCGAACATCCTGGAAGTGATGCTAAGAAATTTCAGCAATATTTTGCAGGGTTAGCAGGTCCACCACAACCACAAGAATTGATTAATCGCCCGTTAGATGTGAAGTTTTTGCTTGACGAGCTCGAGCGTCTATCTACATCCGATCCGATTCTCAAAGGGCAACTTAATTTACAACAAGTAGGAGCCATCGGTCATTCTTTGGGAGGTTATACCAGTCTGGCTCTATCAGGAGCAACAATTGATTTTGAGCAGGTTCGCAAGGATTGCAATCCAAATCGTTCCCTGAATCTATCAGTTTTCTTACAATGTCGGGCCTATCAACTACCAGCTGCTAACTATCCCATACAAGACCAACGGATTAAAGCCGTGATGGCACTCAATCCTCTCTGTAGCACTATTTTAGGGCAAAGAGGATTGAGTCAAATTAAAGTTCCTGTCATGCTGGTTGGAGGAAGCCAAGACATTTTTACTCCAGCAGTTCCAGAACAAATTCGCCCGTTTACTTGGCTGCAAACTCAAAATAAGTATCTAGTGCTGATGGAGAATGCTACACATTTCTCCACTTCACAAAAATTAAATTCTTCTCAAGGAGTTTTACCCGTACCACCAAGTTTAATCGGTCCCGATCCAGCGATCGCTCAAGTTTATGTCAAAGCTTTAAGTTTAGCTTTCTTCCAAACCCATCTGTTACAGCAGCAAGAGCAACGTTCCTACCTGAGTGCAGCTTATGCAAAGTTTATCAGTCAGCCACTTATAAACTTAAACTTAATTCAATCTTTCACTGCCGAACAGTTTGCTCAAATGTTCAAAAAAAGATGA